TATGTACTatcctttgtctcttgtaacagtctttattttatagtctgttttgtctgatattattAAGTATAGCTACtttggctttcttttgatttacATTTGCATGGAGTACATTTTCTGTCCCCTTTCTTTCAGTCTAtggtgtctttagatctgaaatgattttcttataggccatatatatgggtcttgtttttgtatccattcagccgtGCTTTCTCTTTTGATTGGAGCCTTTAGGCcttttacatttaaggtaatcaTCAATTTGTATATTCTTATTACCATTTTACTAATTATTTGGGTGTTGTTTTTGTAGGCCtttcccccctccttttcttcttttgctctcttctattatgatttgatgactatcttcaatgttatgtttggattcctttttcttttttgtatatatatgttacagatttttttgtttgtggttaCCGTGAGGTTTTTATATagcaatctatctatctatgtatatatatatgtgtgtgtgtgtgtgtgtgtgtgtgtatgtatgtatatatatatatatatatatataaaaaaatatatatatatatatataattgttttaatttgctgacctcttaatttcaaatgcattttaaaaactctgcATTTGTATTCTCTTCCCCTCATGGTTACtgtttttgataaaatattttacatctaattgttttgtgtatcccttaactgcttattgtggatatagatgattttactacttttgccTTTTAATCTTCCTACTACTAGCTTTGTCAATGGATGATtccctacctttactgtatgtttccCTTTACTGGTGAGCTTTTTTACTTCATGattttgtttctagttgtggccatTTCTTTCTCAACTGGAGAAGTTCCTTTAATGTTTGTTGTAGAGCTGGTTTGATGGTACTGAactttttagcttttgcttgtctgtaaagcttttgatctctccatcaaatctgaatgagagccttgctgagtAGAGTATCCTTGGTTttaggtttttctcttttatcactttaaatatattgtgccactcccttctggccttcaGAATTTGTGCTGAAAGATTAGCTGATGGCCTTATGggaattcccttgtatgttatttattgcctttcccttgttgcttttaatattctctctttctcttcaaattttgccattttaattacaatatgCTTGGTGTGTTACTCTTTGGATTAATCCTGCATGGAActgtctgtgcttcctggacttggttgactgtttcctttcccaggttaggaaagttttcactattatatcttcaaatatgttctcagctcctttctctctcctctttctgggacccctataatgtgattactgcacttgatgttgtcccagggATCTTTTAAGCTgtgcttctatttcttttcattcttttttctttttttctgttcatcaTCAGTGATTTCCATTAGTCTGCCatccagctcactgatctgttcctctgtatcatttagtgTACTGTTGACTGTTTCTAGTGCGTTGTTTAAATGTCTAGTGTGTTTTTTacttcagttattgtatttttcatctctgtcctttaaaaaattcattgttcTTATCTAGTTTGGGAATAAAGATTATAGTAATTTCATAAAATGAGCTGGGTATCTTTTgcacttttcctctttctctggaACAACTCGTATATGATTAGAATTTACTGCTCTTGAAAAGTAGGTAGAACCTACCTCTAAAATCAtctatgtctgtcttttttgGGAGTTAATGACTcttatatgtttaatttctttgaatattGTTGATATGTTTAAGTTTTCTGTGTCTTAAATGTGCCAGTTAAGACATCTTGTAATTTTTTAGGAATTCAACCAtttcatcttgatttttaaatatataagcaTTCATagtattcatttataaaaatgaccTCAATTATACTTGTATGTGGTTCTTTTCCTagtgtattttgttcattttcatctttcttttttcttgattagtctGGCTAGAGTTCTATTTTATTAATCCTTCAAAAGAAccaacttttgtttttctaaaccTTTATATTGTTTTTGTTCTATATGTCATTGATTCCTTTCCTTCTTACTTCTCTGGATTATcgctgttgctttttttttttcagttgactgATTTGGGTATTCATTTTTAACCTTTCTTGTTTCCCAATGAGTACAGCTTGTTTCCCTTTAAATTCCCTCCCCAATTTGACATGTACTTTTCACTATTTCCTAGTTGCCTTCATTCgtaaaaaaatttccttcttattgcctgcattttttttttttttttttttgctttatgtgACAGAACATGACACGTCTCATCCAGGAAGTCCTTTCTTCAACCTTCCTAGACAATCGAATTCACTTTTTCCCTTCAGTGTACTCTGTTAATTGTGATACATTTTAATTGATCATATATTTACCTGTCTTAGATGACATTATTTGCTACTGTTTATTTAATAATCTATCCTAAAGTTTTAATATTTCACATTTCAGCTTAGGCATTTATTAAAACGCAATGTTATTACAGAGTGTTCTAGGACTGTAACTGCAAGAGACAGAGGTTCAACTaaatacactgaaaaagaaacagggaTAGTTATTATAAAAACAAGATCTGTAAATGGACCTGGAAAGACTGTGAAAAGCTTAAGGAATCACATCAGTTCTAAAAATCGTattgcctctctctccctctgaatgttttcttttctaatatatttcttttataacttcAGTTTGTCATTACAGGATTCATAGTGTCCTTTCAGTTTTGGTTCTAACTCATGTTGTTTTTATTACTTCTTAATTCTAATTTCAAAGAGGGTAAATCTCATTGAACCAACTTATTTTTCACATGGCATGGATTTCTGGCCACTGTAGTAGATAGGTTTGCCTAGGGTCAGGTGCCAACCTTCTGTCTGTTCAACTGTGGATATAGGGTGGAGTCCTGTGTTTCAGAACATGGCTGCCTAAGGGCTAACTCTACAGCAGTGGCTAGAGGCAAATATACCCCAAAAGGGACTGTAGATGGGCAAAGGCAATGATGCAACTTCAACAAGCCTCCAAATAATTACCTTCTGGTGTTATTTTAACTTCCTATCAGTAATACTGAGTAAGAGCAATGTAACAGAAACAATCAGTTCATTGAGTGTATCACCACCTctccatttctttatatttcagcAAAAATCAAAACGGTGTCTACTaaccacttatttttaaaatgttcataaaaagacaacccaattaaaaatgggcaaaggatttgaacagacatttctacAAGGAGGATATAGAATAATCACataaaaaatgttcagcatcattagtctTGAAGTCAGtcatgcaagtcaaaaccacatgGGATACCACTTCAAATCCATTAGAATGacaatattcaataaatggaaaatatcaagtgttggtgaagatgtggaccAGTTGGAACCCTAGTATATCAGTGGTgagattgtaaaatggtgcagccactgtggaaaacaatttggtggttcctaaaaaagttaaacaaatttaccatatgatccagcagttctactcctagaTAGAactacccaagagaattgaaagtaTGTTCACATAGTAGTGCTATTCATAATAACCAGAAAGGGGATATATCCCAAATGTCCACCAAGTGATaaataggtaaacaaaatgtgatatatccatacaatggaaaattattcagccataaaatgaataaagtactGGTAGATGCTACAACATGGTTgatccttgaaaacattatgctaagtgtaaGAAACCATACACAAATGGCCACATATGGTATGATttaggcaaattcatagaaatagaaagtatatTAGTAGTTGTCAGAGctggaggaaaagggaaatgagagTGAGTGCTAATGGttggcagtttctttttattttttttgaaattttggatGCCTGGGTGGCAGTTTCTTTTGacagtgatagaaatgttctggaattaggtaGTGGTGATGTTTGTACACCTTGTGAGTATATttactgtacactttaaaatgctGAGTTTCATGGCATGTGAATGatatctcaaaaaatattttttgcataaaaatgtgcaaagatttttctgcctttttatagaaaaatactacctacagctattttaaaaatatatatattgcttttgaATAACCACTTTACTAGTTAAAATgtgattgtgtttttaaaatttgtggacTTTAGTATACAGTATTATGATTAAATTTTCAGCTAAAGGAAGATTTTAataaagtaggattttttttttctctcaacagtCTCTACTTCTGCCTCTCAGGAAGAAGCAATAAACAATTTGAAGATGCAGTCGCTGGCCGAGTATCAGTACAGAAAGGCCAACTTGCCTTTTAAGACAAGACAGGAGGTATTTTCCTCGTCAGAAGATATCAATTCATATATTCGTGAGATTGTAGattttcagaagaaaagtaaaaacaaaattaaaaccgTAAGCCATTTGTTTTGGGGGAATCATCCCCAAAGAAAACGCAGAGGATACTCAGAAAAATGTTGTCTGAAAGGATGTACAAAAGAAGAACTTAATATTGCATGCCTTCCATATATTGATTATACAAACTTAAAGAAAGAAGCATTGGCATTTGTGACTGAGATATACTAACCATCATAGGAATTATACTAACTTAATAAAAgcttaatatattttactttttattttattttttggtaattGTCCTTGTAGGTTCTCAGCTGTGAACAATACCTGAATGTACTTTGTAAGGACTTGACAGTACTTTATGGTGGTAATAAgaatcttaatattttctttggtaccctatttttcatgtattttcatatttgaaGATGTTACTGGAGGTAAGAATTACCTGCTTATTCTTGTTATGATTGAAACTCTCTTAAATTTAAATGGATTGTGGAATGATCTGCATTCCATGTGTGACATACAGACTGGTGCCCATGACTTCTTAGGCTCACTGCAGTATGCCAATACATGTGTCCCACCAACTTAAAAATAACCAACTACCACTCCTTGTAGAAGCGCTTATACTGTCATAGTAGGTACACTTTTAAATCTTTGTGTTTTATTATAGTAACTGATAAgtaattttttcagtttctattgACAACTTAAAGAGAGTTCAGTGACTGTCTTTACGTTGTAAAATCTCTCCAGGATACCCTGTCTTTGCTTTGAAGGTACTGATACAGTGTGAAACTATTCTGGTTTGGTCAGAATAGAGTGCTGACCAAGTTAGCAGTGTTagcatcatctgggaacttgttagaaatgcagtgCCAGTCTTGTCTGCCTGCCAAGTGTTTAGGTTTTGATAACCTTAACTTACTTAACTTTGTTTAGGCGTGGTAGCTGCTTCCTAAAGTTTTTTTCTGTtacctttttccttttcagcCTTCTAATACAAGTCAAACTATATTAAATCTTCCATTAAAATACCTGACatggtttattttcttaaatgggCTTGAATGATAAAGCCCCTGACAGTGGTTCAGAAAGTGGTTTTGAATTGGTTTAGGGCAAGGATGGTAGCTTAAGGGTTTTATCTTAAATGGAACCTCCAGATGCTTAGCAGTGGCAGATAACCACTCTCACTACAGGTATGTCTTTccttttctagaatttatataaatggagttatACAGTACATACTCACATGTCTAGCTAATTTCTCTTAGCATGAGGTTTTTGAAATACATCAGTGTTGTTGCATAAATcagtaaattttttccttttgatttttgcatagcatttcattgtatttggaataaagctgctatgaatgttcatgtacaggttttagtgtggacatgtttttatttctcttaggtaaatatgCAGGAGTGGCAATTCTGTGGCATATGGTAAGTATAAATTTAACTTTGTAAAAAACCAGATCGTTTTCCAAAGTGAGCTCCAGTTGCTCCGTTTCACCAACacaatattatcattttttttttttaattttagctatccTAATGTGAGTGTTGTGCTATCTcgctgtggttttaatttgcattttcctgatgactgatgatattgagcttcttttcatatgcttattggacaGTCATTGAAGATTTTGTAGAAATCTttggcctgttttttttttaaagaattataagaGCTCTTCATAAATTCTTGATACAAGTCCTCTGTCAGGTATGAAGATgcaatatgcaaatattttctctcattctgtcttGCTTTATCATTTCCTTAAGAGACTGTTTAaaagagaagtttttaattttggtgaagttcaCATTATCAATTTTCTCTTATAGTTGGTGATACTTTGCATTTTATGTCTAACAAATCTTTGCTTTTTCCAAGTTAAGGTATTCTCCcaagttttcttctaaaagcgTTATAATTTT
The nucleotide sequence above comes from Camelus dromedarius isolate mCamDro1 chromosome 10, mCamDro1.pat, whole genome shotgun sequence. Encoded proteins:
- the INSL6 gene encoding insulin-like peptide INSL6; this encodes MPPLLRIYLLWLGLLLVRFSRELNDISRARKLCGRHLLEEIVKLCGNVSWSHFEEGNPFTQLLPQAMEKVETFIPDRLESPQTTFPVWGRGTDTVSTSASQEEAINNLKMQSLAEYQYRKANLPFKTRQEVFSSSEDINSYIREIVDFQKKSKNKIKTVSHLFWGNHPQRKRRGYSEKCCLKGCTKEELNIACLPYIDYTNLKKEALAFVTEIY